TTCCCCGCTAATGGTCAATTATCTAGTTAGGATTGCGTTcctaagttaaattgattgactaaTCAATCTCAAAGATATTCTTGAGACTATCCATTCAATgagtcttgattgattggcaacCACTTGTTAGACAATTATATTTATTAGATGCTTAGTTTAAGGATTCTAGGATTTATTTGTATGGGTGAACAAATCATCTCAAAATTTCGATTGTTCTCACCTTAACGGTTCGTGATTTTTATCAATCAACCAACGGCTAGTTTTTGGATGTTGATCCTCGGAGTGGTTCCGTCCAGCGGGAGCTATGAAAGATGAGGAGTGTAAAGAGCACAAAGCTCGAAAACCAAgaagagagatcaagaattcATTATCCTTATTCCAAGAGagttttatttgataaaattgtctACTTAAGCGTTTACTTGAAATCTTATGAGAGGTATGATACAGGATTAAGTGTGTAGAGTGAGATGACCAAGACAACTCCCTTCTGTTGGAAGTGTTTATGATTAAGCGATCACATTTTTCCGTAATCTCTCATCCGATTACTTAATAGAATACAACTAGTAGGTTGCTagtgtgggagagtggacgtaggcttactaaaagccaaaccactataatttCTTGTGCATTGTCTTCTACTATCTACTCACCTATATTTACTATTTAGTATAAGCATTACAAGATTcttgattattttaattatgCATTATTTATCTGAGTTAAATTAAAAACACCTATTCGCTCCCTATATGTATTAGGCTTAGCCAAAACAATAGAACCTGGGTAGACCTTCGTATTGACCTTGGAACCTACATAGGttctaaattccaaaaaataagaaatctgTTCCGACAAGTAAGTTTCAAGTTTTAGGTGGAACATGTATGGAACTTGAAATCACTAATCTCTAATCAGCGTGTTTTTGGCATTCGAAAGGATGTGCCACGGCAAGTCAATCATGTTATACCGAATTCCAATCCGTTTGTCCGAATATATTTGGTCTGTTACACTGTGTACCCGGACGGTCGGGTTCATCACCGTGTCTAATTCCCACTTCAATTGACCTCTAGCCCTCGGCTCCATGACGCGATGAGCAGTGACGTCCGAGCCGCAGTTTGACGCGTCCATAGAAAACTCAGCTCTTCCGGACAGGCCTCGGCAGTTTCCGCTTTGTGCGTGATGCCACTACTTTGTCTGTGATCAGGAATGCTTAAGGTGGCATCGTCCACGTGACGATCCCCTTTTTTCTAAGTTAACACAAGCCGTTTTCCTGGAATACAAGAGCGTGACGTGGATTGCTGGCTGGCCGTTGATGATCTCCAAATGAAGCAAAAGACACTTTCATCGAACCATGTGCAAAAACAAACCAGGAACAGCAAAAAAAAACTGCCGAAACACACcatttcaagaaaatggttggCGCCCACTGCATCCCTTCTCCTGCAACTCATTTAACACCCATCGCCACATCCTCCATCCTCCGCACACAATTCCTCTCTTCCCACACGATCAGTCCTTGACAGCTGAGAAGCTCTTTGCCTTTCAACTCACCTTTGTATTGTCTCTCTTCCGCGATATGTCGAAACTCCTGTCTCTTCCGCTCCCACATCTTCCTTCCAGTTTCGGAAAATCACATCCCAAGAAGTTCAATGTTATCTCGGCAGCTGCCACGGCTACTGTTGAGGCTGTCCCGATTGTCAGAGACTCGTCAGCCACGCCGTACCAAGTGCTCCGCGTCAAGCCTTCCGCTTCGCAGGCAGAGATCAAGGCCGCTTACCGTAGATTGGCGAAGCTCTACCACCCGGACTCGGCTTTGACAAATGGAGACGAGGGCGACTTCATCGAAATTCATAATGCCTACGCCATGTTATCTGATCCAACAGCCAGAGCTCGCTATGATCTGTCCATGCGGTTACATTGTAGTTCTAGATGCTCGAGCATGGCGCCCCGGTCAAACAGAAGATGGGAAACAGATCAATGCTGGTAGCTACGACAGTATGGACATCAAaaccatgttttcttttttggctcatCATTGTTTTGTAAGTGGTTGTCCAATCTGATTTTCCAAGTTTCAGAGCAGGGCGGCGGTTCTAACCAGAAATCAGATTTCTACGCTTCCTTTCATAACGTAGCTGAAACTCTGAAGTACTACTGATGTTCCCTAATACCAAGAACAGGAAAAACCATTGCCTGACATATAGTGCCAACTAAGTTCGATGAACACAGAAGAAACATTCGCAAGAAATCTGCTAACAACTTCTCATTAGATTCCCATAATATGACGGTGCGTGTCTACATAGGCTGACGAGGTACAATGAACTTATATCTAGTTCAACCATCTTGAATTGGCCCGAGTCATCCAGAGACAGGATGGACTTTTGAGTACAGAAAAAGTCAATAGGACATACAAAAAGAATGGCCTCTTTTCCTTGTATTCCAACAACTTGTGATTGTTCCCAGACCACTTACAGATGAAACTGAACACACTGCTGACTTTACAATCAAGATCACCAAAAGAAGTCCAGGCATGTCAAGTGTAGAATTTTTTCACTTACAAATAATAACTCACAATTCAGACTGCAAATAAGAGATAAAGCAAAGTCAAAGTATCTTGAGGGAAGTGAAGATCCACTTCAGGTCTAGCTGCAACATCCTCCTGATTGAGAAGCACCGCCATCTCTGCCTCCTGACGGACCAGGAATTCCACCGTATCCCACTTTTATTCCGTAAGACTGCAACAGACGGCCCCGGACATACGTTAGAAAAGTGTAAACAATGCTAACCATATTCTAGTATGTAAACCCTGATCATATCGGTCAATGAAACAGATACTCGATACGACCATCTACTAATATGGACTCAATCGATTCAACGGTGATCCTATTAACAAAGGTGAACAATACAACGGGACATCACTATACAGATCACTTACCTACTTATCTTGTCCTATATTATCACTTTAAAACGTGAGCCTGGAAAAAAGAAACTACCACATTTACAAACATGCGCCTGTCTTACAGAATAACTAAATTCTAAGGGTAACTGCAAGAAGACATGATCGCCTCCAACAAAAGACCACATGCAAAATGGGAACTATTCTCAAACTTAATTATAAGCAAATTGAAAGAAACGGACTTAAGCATAATAACAGAATATCTTTGTACCAGTCTCTGATCCCAAACACCTAACATACATCATATAATCCCATCTGCAGAAAATAAATGTCAAGGAATGACAAAACCCAGAACCTACCTCATTTGACACATCAAATACTCCAtcctgaattttcttgtatataGTTGCCGCTGTCTTGATAAATGCCTGTCAGGAGAGCTTCTTCCATCAGTTAAGATAAATCCAAGGAAACTATGAGGGCCAAGAAGTAATTGCATTACAAGAAATCTTCATCTTAAATCTTAGATTCGTCACCTCTTCCACATTCTGAGCAGTCTTTGCAGAAGCCTCCATGAAGATTAAACCATGCTCCTTTGCAAACTGCTCCCCTTCCTCTGTGCTTACAGCTCTTCTATGAGCAAGATCACACTTATTGCCAATGAGCATAATAGTCATGTTTGCGTTTGCATGCTGTCTTGCGTCTTCTAGCCAGCTAGCCAGATGATTAAAAGTCTCTCTCCTAGAAAAAGAAGAGCCAACCATGTAAAATCTGAATTGAACATTTGCGAAAGTTCAAGGGACCACCGAtaactattttaaaagtttaaactgttagatgaggTGTGGTTGAGTGTTAGAATATTCTAACATTTTCTCTCACGTGTAGGTGGGAAATAAAGGCAAAAAAGGGCCCGGAAAAATTTGAACTCCTGCTTTGTACCATGTAAAATTTTGTAGACCATtgtcaactattctaaaaggtTAAGTTGCTTCATGACATCATGGTTTACTATTCAAATGATCTAAAAAACACCATATCTCCACATTAAACCATCAAGACCGGACTTGGTCTATGTAGCAACTTTCAGATGCAACAATAGCAATAAGTGAATACTGTACTTTCCACACTGCCATATGGAGACATCTGATTGGAGAACATCAGCTACTCGCTTTAAGGATTAAAAAGAAGCCTCTGAATTCAAAAGCAAACCGCCTCATGATTGAAACAACATATACAACAGCAGGGGAAAATGTACCTTGTAATATCATAAACAAGCAATGCACCAGCAGCTCCTCTGTAGTAAGACCTAGTGATGGATCTGAAGGATTCTTGACCAGCCTGGCATATATAACACAAACTTCAGCTTCAAAAGGTGCCACAAAGAACAAGAGAATTGTCATATTTAAACTACGAAATACCAATGCTCCAGCAAAGTCCAACCAGTTTCCTCATATACTAAGAGAAAAGACTCATAAAGCTAAGGATGTCCAATCCACATAGGGCTGTCTGTTACACAAGTTTGAGGAGAGAACACAAACCGTGTCCCAAATCTGAAGCTTGATTGGCTTGTTGTCAATGGTGATCATCCTGGCCCCGAATTCAACACCAATTGTCAAGTCATGCACCGGCTGGAACCTCTTGTCggtgaattgaagaagaagacatgaTTTTCCAACTCCTACAGAGGAAGAGCAGCCAAGCTCAGGTCACACTCGTTACGTCCAATTCGCGAAACATTGCCGATAGCTCATCCCAAGCTCACATCAACAGCACCAATTTCCATAAAACCGAaaactaaaaatccaaaatttagaACTCGGGCGACTCATTTTGAGGATCGATGCATCGGAGGCGCCATTGAAAAGCTCGTTCAAGCCTCAGCACGCGACAAACACATCGAAAAAAGCAAGTTGGGACAATGAAATTCCAATAACGAATCACCCAACCCGAGCCGTAAGCTCCTCGAAAAGATCAATCATCCGAATCGACAAAACAAGGAAGGTGATCATATCAACAACTATTTCCCAAGACTCGAAAAGGGGTGCCAGAATCCAAGCTGCCCAACAGCGCAAAACCAATTGGGTATTCAGGAGGAGTACCTGTATCGCCGATGATGATGTACTTGAAGAGGTAAGCGTACGACATCCTCCGATCGAAACTGGACACGACGGGACAGAGATTCGATCCGGTTCCGATTCGGTTCGTCCCTAAGCAAAGAACTCCCCGACGAAATCGGACAGAAACCGATCGAAATCTCAAAAAGAGAGGGAGGCTTTCGCCTTCACAAGGGAAAGAAGGGGAAGAGAGTCAAAGGTGTGTCCTCTgcgtccttctctctcttccgcgATCTAGCAAAGGGGAAAGGTTATATCACGCGGTCCACTCAGCGCGTCTTTGTTCGGGGTGCGGACATGCGCGGGAGTACAAGTGTGCGATGCGTACGTGTACAGGTCTCAAGTCCCATAAAAAGGCCGCCTTGCGACCTTCCGCATCCAGACATTTTGCGatctggtttttcttttttctcacctTTGACTTCATCCTGCCTATATCGAGCATTCCTGAACATTCGTGTTCCGGGACCGGTCAAATGCTAGAAAGCTCTGTGTTTTTTTTCCGGTCGAAATCATCCCTGAACATCCGTGTTTCAGGACCAGTCAAACATTAAACTTTACCTAATAGTGTTTTACATTTTCACTTAAAGTCTGTTCTGATTGATGTCTTTGATTCTTGGCCTTGATAGGCTGGAGTctacattttctcaaaaagtcaaagaatgaacaaagaatagttcctttctttttttcttccagaACAAA
The sequence above is drawn from the Rhodamnia argentea isolate NSW1041297 chromosome 9, ASM2092103v1, whole genome shotgun sequence genome and encodes:
- the LOC125316501 gene encoding chaperone protein DnaJ-like; this encodes MSKLLSLPLPHLPSSFGKSHPKKFNVISAAATATVEAVPIVRDSSATPYQVLRVKPSASQAEIKAAYRRLAKLYHPDSALTNGDEGDFIEIHNAYAMLSDPTARARYDLSMRLHFSEQGGGSNQKSDFYASFHNVAETLKYY
- the LOC125316657 gene encoding ras-related protein RABB1c, which codes for MSYAYLFKYIIIGDTGVGKSCLLLQFTDKRFQPVHDLTIGVEFGARMITIDNKPIKLQIWDTAGQESFRSITRSYYRGAAGALLVYDITRRETFNHLASWLEDARQHANANMTIMLIGNKCDLAHRRAVSTEEGEQFAKEHGLIFMEASAKTAQNVEEAFIKTAATIYKKIQDGVFDVSNESYGIKVGYGGIPGPSGGRDGGASQSGGCCS